Proteins from a single region of Harmonia axyridis chromosome 4, icHarAxyr1.1, whole genome shotgun sequence:
- the LOC123677753 gene encoding pupal cuticle protein-like yields the protein MKTPILVQLVYCVLVARGNDKVLDYKFEKDIEGPYNFRFSTTNGHQREEIAELLHEGTEFESIFLRGSYQYLGADGKTYTVKYRADDNGFHPEGDHFEVPPFVPWPSKIDVRYNEGELKDSGSMTSPSKPFSVNPIKFLTTQRPPKFVYTPIEASAIPSNSFTSTKAPKSKGVFRGRQSKSFKGFSPKDKLIPQEYIPTSTRKPLTKGDVVGSSTAKNSKFSSVPTVTREYIPTSTTPPSVKGDIVGSPQCDEVYIGQTPQQLKKRITQHKLKEV from the exons ATGAAGACACCAATTTTAGTTCAGTTAGTTTACTGTGTGCTGGTAGCAAGAGGAAATGATAAGGTTTTggattataaattcgaaaaggATATTGAGGGTCCTTATAATTTCAG ATTTTCCACAACTAATGGACATCAGCGTGAAGAAATAGCAGAGCTTCTTCACGAAGGAACTGAATTCGAATCCATATTCCTCAGAGGTTCATACCAATACCTTGGAGCTGATGGCAAAACTTATACTGTCAAGTATAGAGCTGACGATAATGGTTTTCATCCTGAAGGAGATCACTTTGAGGTACCTCCATTTGTACCATGGCCTTCCAAAATCGATGTGAGGTATAATGAAGGCGAACTGAAAGACTCAGGAAGCATGACAAGTCCATCCAAACCATTTTCAGTCAACCCAATTAAATTTTTGACAACACAACGTCCTCCCAAATTTGTATACACTCCGATTGAAGCTTCAGCAATCCCAAGCAATTCTTTCACCTCAACAAAAGCTCCTAAAAGCAAAGGAGTCTTTAGAGGGCGACAATCAAAAAGTTTTAAAGGCTTTTCACCAAAAGATAAACTTATTCCTCAAGAATATATTCCTACATCAACTCGTAAACCTCTTACAAAAGGTGATGTAGTGGGTTCTTCTACagcaaagaattcaaaattctcTTCAGTTCCAACAGTTACTAGAGAATATATTCCAACTTCCACTACACCTCCAAGTGTCAAAGGTGACATTGTTGGATCACCACAG TGTGACGAggtttatattggacagacTCCTCAACAACTGAAGAAGAGGATCACTCAACATAAATTGAAAGAGGTATGA
- the LOC123679097 gene encoding endocuticle structural glycoprotein SgAbd-5-like, with translation MKNIIQIYIFLMASVIVMSAPVQNDADATITSSTYELNENGYFFEYSTSNGITRRETGVYFKNGSADDDLILRVTGTYSYLDEKGEYHEVNYESDENGFSLKKAAIFAVSSGVAFSEKEYGRKGISSAALASLSG, from the exons atgaagaatattattcag ATTTATATATTCCTTATGGCTAGTGTAATAGTGATGTCCGCACCTGTCCAAAATGATGCTGATGCAACTATTACAAGCTCCACATACGAATTGAACGAAAATGGGTATTTTTTTGA atattcaacaAGCAATGGTATAACAAGAAGAGAAACTGGAGTGTACTTCAAAAATGGTAGTGCAGATGACGATCTCATTTTAAGAGTTACTGGCACATATTCTTACTTAGATGAAAAAGGAGAGTATCATGAAGTGAACTATGAATCGGATGAAAATGGATTTTCGCTTAAAAAGGCAGCCATTTTTGCAGTTTCTTCAGGGGTCGCTTTTTCAGAAAAGGAATATGGAAGAAAGGGAATTTCTTCTGCTGCATTAGCTTCATTGAGTGGGTGA
- the LOC123679100 gene encoding uncharacterized protein LOC123679100 isoform X2 encodes MKKCILMVLLISMRNLLVFGAPTAKDAEATITYYNCQLNENGYTFSYTMNNGIPRYENGVLIRDPNRKSDEVEIIRADCYNLYRVDYRADENGYRTDKPISFGGSIGGQGGGSFGGGSISGGASFGVSSGAAQGTQSISSAALASLSGS; translated from the exons ATGAAGAAGTGCATTCTGATG GTGTTATTGATTTCGATGCGAAATCTACTAGTATTTGGAGCACCGACTGCTAAAGATGCTGAGGCTACAATAACCTATTATAACTGTCAGTTGAATGAGAATGGATACACTTTCAG TTACACGATGAATAATGGAATACCAAGATATGAGAATGGAGTATTGATAAGAGATCCGAACAGAAAGAGTGATGAAGTTGAAATTATAAGAGCTGATTGTTACAATTTGTATAGAGTGGATTACAGAGCCGATGAAAACGGATATAGGACTGACAAACCGATATCTTTTGGTGGCAGTATTGGTGGTCAAGGTGGTGGCAGTTTTGGTGGTGGCAGTATAAGTGGTGGTGCCTCCTTTGGGGTCTCCTCTGGGGCCGCTCAGGGAACGCAATCAATTTCTTCAGCAGCTCTAGCCTCTCTAAGTGGCTCATAG
- the LOC123679100 gene encoding larval cuticle protein 65Ag1-like isoform X1, translated as MKKCILMVLLISMRNLLVFGAPTAKDAEATITYYNCQLNENGYTFSYTTSNGITRYENGVLIRDPNRKSDEDEILRVNGYYLYTGEDNNLYRVDYIADENGYRTFKPIPSGDGDAPPAVTSPTPQYAPSLGTYQPPQMHSISSAALASLSGS; from the exons ATGAAGAAGTGCATTCTGATG GTGTTATTGATTTCGATGCGAAATCTACTAGTATTTGGAGCACCGACTGCTAAAGATGCTGAGGCTACAATAACCTATTATAACTGTCAGTTGAATGAGAATGGATACACTTTCAG TTACACGACGAGTAATGGAATAACAAGATATGAGAATGGAGTATTGATAAGAGATCCGAACAGAAAGAGTGATGAAGATGAAATTCTAAGAGTTAATGGTTACTATTTGTATACAGGCGAAGATAACAATTTGTATAGGGTGGATTACATAGCCGACGAAAACGGATATAGAACGTTCAAACCAATACCTTCTGGTGACGGTGATGCTCCACCCGCTGTTACCTCTCCAACTCCACAATATGCTCCTAGTCTTGGTACCTATCAACCTCCACAAATGCACTCAATTTCTTCAGCAGCCTTAGCCTCCCTTAGTGGCTCATAA
- the LOC123679100 gene encoding larval cuticle protein 65Ag1-like isoform X3, translating to MKKCILMVLLISMRNLLVFGAPTAKDAEATITYYNCQLNENGYTFSYKTSNGIRRYENGVLIRDPNRKNDEDQILRVDGYYLYTGEDNKVYYVNYKADENGYRTLKGGGGYGGGYGGGVAPTQPPQTKSISSAALASLSGS from the exons ATGAAGAAGTGCATTCTGATG GTGTTATTGATTTCGATGCGAAATCTACTAGTATTTGGAGCACCGACTGCTAAAGATGCTGAGGCTACAATAACCTATTATAACTGTCAGTTGAATGAGAATGGATACACTTTCAG TTACAAGACGAGTAATGGAATAAGAAGATATGAGAATGGAGTATTGATAAGAGATCCGAACAGAAAGAATGATGAGGATCAAATTCTTCGAGTTGATGGTTACTATTTGTATACAGGTGAAGATAACAAAGTGTATTACGTGAATTATAAAGCCGACGAAAATGGATATAGGACTCTCAAAGGTGGTGGCGGTTATGGAGGCGGTTATGGTGGCGGTGTTGCTCCCACTCAACCTCCTCAAACGAAATCAATTTCTTCAGCAGCCCTAGCCTCCCTTAGTGGCTCATAG
- the LOC123679098 gene encoding juvenile hormone acid O-methyltransferase-like encodes MFKNALKYYKFGKYHAEKMKFEYGKIIGSMNLTKNDELSVVDIGSGSGRLLHEVLIPLLPKNIKEIVATDIDEKMIDFSRSVNEHPKVIFNVLDIGGEKIPLHFQNRFDLLFSSYCFQYVRDLGRAFSNCEKLLKPNGELALIFQCKTNALYSTYKKMSRIDEWKLYMKEYANFVPCFSDPDPDSELRNITENAGLTLINYNFDPEFYITIPRKQLLGIYQSLDNIKLAAVPKDQQEDYNRDFVRSIAEEIDLRFSNGRIIDEPINFQVPTVIIHAKKNK; translated from the exons ATGTTCAAAAATgcattgaaatattataaattcggCAAATATCAtgctgaaaaaatgaagtttgagTACGGAAAAATAATTGGTTCCATGAATTTAACGAAAAATGATGAGTTGAGTGTGGTTGATATTGGAAGCGGAAGTGGTCGCTTATTACACGAAGTTTTGATACCACTGCTTCCCAAAAACATCAAGGAGATCGTAGCAACTGATATagatgaaaaaatgattgatttCTCACGTTCCGTCAACGAACATCCGAAAGTGATATTCAATGTATTGGACATTGGTGGTGAAAAGATACCTTTACATTTCCAAAACAGATTTGATTTACTATTCTCAtcatattgttttcaatacGTCAGAGATTTGGG GCGAGCATTTTCGAATTGTGAGAAATTATTGAAACCAAATGGAGAACTAGCATTGATCTTTCAGTGTAAAACGAATGCGCTCTACTCTACTTACAAGAAAATGAGTAGAATTGATGAATGGAAGCTATATATGaaggaatatgcaaatttcgtTCCATGTTTCTCTGATCCAGATCCAGACTCCGAATTGAGAAACATAACCGAAAATGCTGGATTAACACTTATAAATTATAACTTCGACCCTGAATTTTATATTACTATACCCAGAAAGCAACTTCTCG GTATATACCAATCATTAGATAATATCAAACTTGCTGCTGTTCCAAAGGATCAGCAAGAGGATTACAACAGGGATTTCGTGAGAAGTATTGCTGAAGAAATTGATCTTAGATTTTCAAATGGGAGAATTATTGATGAACCTATAAATTTTCAAGTTCCAACAGTTATTATACATGCaaagaagaataaataa
- the LOC123679099 gene encoding cuticle protein CP14.6-like, with translation MFKFVLLSVFSTAVLAAYLPNIKDEANSQIITYDYRVLDDGYSFEYTTSNGITRQETGHIKVVTDPETRQPDEIMDVEGLYSYTGDDGKFYQVTYHSDENGYVPQVSTSASRSDNVVVIGQTKPTRPQKVETNNKYVFPYKKIVNNVPAKSRFPSKRRY, from the exons ATGTTCAAG TTTGTTCTCCTTTCTGTTTTCTCAACTGCTGTCCTGGCTGCTTACTTGCCGAACATCAAAGATGAGGCTAATAGTCAAATTATAACCTATGATTATAGGGTACTGGATGATGGTTACTCATTTGA ataCACCACCTCGAATGGCATCACCCGACAAGAAACAGGCCATATTAAAGTTGTAACTGACCCTGAAACTCGTCAACCTGATGAAATAATGGATGTTGAAGGACTCTACTCCTATACTGGCGATGACGGCaaattttatcaagtcacttaTCATTCAGACGAAAATGGCTATGTTCCTCAAGTTTCCACTTCAGCGTCCAGGTCTGACAATGTGGTTGTTATTGGCCAGACCAAACCAACTAGACCCCAAAAAGTAGAGACAAATAACAAGTATGTCTTCCCATACAAGAAGATTGTCAACAATGTGCCAGCAAAATCCAGATTTCCATCGAAAAGGAGATACTGA
- the LOC123679101 gene encoding sodium-dependent proline transporter-like — protein sequence MRFRKYASAVFLNKNAAPYQFKHTRSLRMALGCYVIGRYPLILFPNVVDHHRASLEILPVVIFITLFFSIPLTFATLGLSQYSKKGWIKLWDAAPIWRGIGISGIICLYISTLFLTTACTDFLYYTIRTLETETPWLKCGNQDFLKEGCFTFIANRSIHLDCITMHGEEHCSNLVWKNSAQYFWDNTVNFKSGNSTMFEYNEGLIPYEIGVAMILYICLRNSTQSLALFSPFLLIFPTILHVILVIRSFLHPGTLRALEVIGQFKFSNFFAIRFWMDLIIISLRSTNFAYGGLSFFGAQHRFRNPVKLDAVFINVASLTYCIGYTMFLYNTFGILSYELNIPIEEIMNIEKDANFIQFPLSFTHMSLTKFWTFIFYFANFLVILRSLATQSETFLSVFYELNPTLKKYTIPCSLVFCSTLLLLNILFNFKVLHIVLLKLDIFTTFTIIPVLAFYFYVFIAFFYGVMHFVDDMHFMLGFRPSNIWKLNMYVGFSIYFALSIYGFYGFSLGLTQSAMDPVLFMVNGALCMIPLIYFIIYVIIKRHAHVHWMEIFRPAKQWGPRDELLRKSRDMFSAHDMTKEYLYRQQKLRIKAADTVAKVDTTASKISTVNYALPD from the coding sequence ATGAGATTCCGAAAATATGCCTCAGCAGTATTTCTCAACAAAAATGCAGCGCCATATCAGTTCAAGCACACAAGAAGTTTAAGGATGGCTTTGGGATGCTACGTTATAGGAAGATACCCCCTAATTCTGTTTCCCAATGTGGTGGATCATCACCGAGCCTCTCTAGAGATTCTACCAGTGGTGATTTTCATCACCCTTTTCTTCTCCATTCCTTTAACATTCGCCACACTTGGCTTGTCGCAATACTCGAAAAAAGGCTGGATCAAATTATGGGATGCAGCTCCCATCTGGAGAGGAATAGGAATATCAGGCATTATATGTCTTTATATTTCAACCTTATTCTTGACAACAGCATGTACCGACTTTCTATATTACACCATTCGCACTTTAGAGACTGAGACACCTTGGTTGAAGTGTGGCAACCAAGACTTCCTAAAAGAAGGTTGTTTTACCTTCATCGCAAACCGTTCCATACATCTGGATTGCATCACAATGCACGGTGAAGAACACTGCTCTAATTTAGTGTGGAAGAACAGTGCCCAATATTTTTGGGACAATACGGTGAACTTCAAGAGTGGTAATTCAACAATGTTTGAATACAATGAAGGTCTTATCCCTTATGAAATTGGGGTAGCAATGATTCTTTATATCTGTTTGAGAAATAGTACACAAAGTCTAGCGTTGTTTTCACCTTTTCTACTGATATTTCCGACAATCTTACATGTAATACTTGTCATTAGATCCTTTTTACACCCTGGAACATTGAGAGCCTTGGAAGTTATCGGCCAGTTTAAATTCTCCAATTTCTTTGCCATACGGTTTTGGATGGACTTGATTATAATAAGTTTGCGTAGCACAAACTTTGCGTACGGTGGGCTGTCATTCTTCGGTGCACAGCACAGATTTAGAAATCCGGTAAAATTAGATGCGGTCTTCATTAATGTAGCTAGCCTAACGTATTGCATCGGATATACCATGTTCCTTTACAACACTTTCGGAATTTTGAGCTATGAATTAAATATTCCCATAGAAGAgataatgaatattgaaaaagatgctaatttcattcaatttccaTTGAGTTTTACGCACATGAGCCTAACCAAATTTTGGACGTTTATTTTCTATTTCGCGAATTTTCTGGTCATACTTAGAAGCCTTGCTACACAAAGCGAAACTTTTCTCAGCGTGTTCTATGAGTTGAATCCTACGCTGAAGAAGTACACCATTCCATGTAGTTTAGTGTTTTGTTCCACACTTCTGCTACTCAATATCTTATTCAACTTTAAAGTGCTGCACATCGTCCTTCTAAAGTTAGACATTTTCACCACTTTTACTATAATTCCTGTATTGGCTTTCTATTTTTACGTTTTCATTGCCTTTTTTTATGGCGTTATGCACTTTGTGGACGATATGCATTTTATGTTGGGTTTTAGACCTTCGAATATCTGGAAATTGAATATGTACGTGGGTTTTTCCATATATTTCGCTCTTTCCATATATGGATTTTACGGATTTTCACTTGGCCTAACTCAATCTGCAATGGACCCTGTATTGTTCATGGTAAATGGTGCCCTCTGCATGATTcctttgatatattttataatatacgTTATTATTAAACGACATGCTCATGTTCATTGGATGGAAATATTCAGGCCAGCCAAGCAATGGGGACCAAGAGATGAATTATTACGTAAAAGTAGAGATATGTTCTCTGCCCATGATATGACAAAGGAATATCTTTATCGGCAGCAAAAACTGAGGATTAAAGCAGCTGACACTGTGGCAAAAGTAGATACTACTGCGTCAAAAATAAGTACTGTAAATTATGCCCTTCCGGACTAG